The following coding sequences lie in one Silurus meridionalis isolate SWU-2019-XX chromosome 19, ASM1480568v1, whole genome shotgun sequence genomic window:
- the faim2b gene encoding fas apoptotic inhibitory molecule 2b: MTQKKVSPENLPPSYEEANAGCPGYSDGAFLWDDINIRRVFIRKVYMILMMQLFLTLIVVSLFTFYDPVRFYIQTHPALYSTSSLLFLFTYLMLACCGDLRREFPWNLVLLCVFTLCMAIMLGFISSYYDTRSVVVCLCITTVVCVCVTIFSFQTRLDITMFQGLLLNLCLVLLVSSLLMGVIVLFGFVPWLHTLYGSLGAFTFTMFLAFDTQLLMGNRQYALSPEEHVFAALTLYLDIVYIFSHILQLFGNNE; the protein is encoded by the exons ATGACACAGAAGAAG GTGTCACCTGAAAATTTGCCTCCAAGCTACGAAGAGGCCAATGCAG GATGTCCGGGTTACAGCGATGGGGCGTTTTTATGGGACGATATAAACATCAGACGTGTTTTCATCCGAAAG GTTTATATGATTTTGATGATGCAGCTGTTTCTTACTCTGATTGTTGTGTCTCTTTTCACGTTTTA tgacCCAGTGAGGTTTTATATTCAGACTCATCCGGCACTTTACTCCACATCCAG CCTCCTGTTTCTTTTCACTTATTTGATGTTGGCATGCTGTGGAGATTTAag GAGGGAATTTCCCTGGAACCTGGTTCTCCTCTGTGTCTTT ACTCTGTGCATGGCGATCATGCTGGGTTTTATTTCCAg TTACTATGACACAAGGTCTGTGGTTGTGTGTCTCTGCATCAcgactgtggtgtgtgtgtgtgtcaccatCTTCAGCTTTCAGACCAGG CTGGACATCACAATGTTCCAGGGCCTTCTGCTGAACCTCTGCCTGGTTCTTCTCGTCTCCTCTCTCCTCATGGGAGTCATCGTTCTATTCGGATTT GTTCCGTGGTTACACACACTTTACGGGAGTTTGGGCGCCTTTACTTTCACAATG tttcTGGCGTTTGACACTCAGTTGTTGATGGGGAACAGACAGTACGCTCTGAGTCCTGAGGAACACGTCTTCGCCGCTCTCACGCTCTACCTCGACATCGTTTATATTTTCAGTCATATTTTACAGCTGTTTGgaaacaatgaataa
- the nr1d4b gene encoding LOW QUALITY PROTEIN: nuclear receptor subfamily 1, group D, member 4b (The sequence of the model RefSeq protein was modified relative to this genomic sequence to represent the inferred CDS: deleted 2 bases in 1 codon), whose product MEISSGAGVILYACSSSSPDSPSSGYQTLSPSSQSQPSSPEESSCDLQHRNAGETKSKQSSDPKLTTGTSSSSKPIFQFPELSSTNITSSGQRTKLLTGTRSCTAFTKAGGMVLLCKVCGDVASGFHYGVHACEGCKGFFRRSIQQNISYKMCVKKEKCLIIRMNRNRCQHCRFKKCLSVGMSRDGVRFGRIPKREKQRLLDEMQSYMNTNTTMDVDSGTPSEDLSMKTTASPLCLLSVSEEVVSASSHSSVVVKKEEMLNENISPHNHGSPFCSVSPHSRSTPSSCPTQGTFMPTHTDHTPKLTGSDIKTKAPCSWSLSAGAKVLACPLNSCPVSTSGRSTQQVWDDFSHCFSPAIKDVVEFSRSIPGFDTLNQDDQIRLLKSGTFQVLMVRFSSLFNVKQRTVRFLNGQTYPMASLRALGMGTLLDAMFDFSEKLSILGLESDELSLFMAVVLVSADHSGISNMAAVEKLQDDLINSLRSLFVQKRPNNAEIFPKLLLRLPDLRTLNCLHSEKLSAFRIDS is encoded by the exons ATGGAGATCAGCTCGG gagcaGGAGTAATCTTGTACGCCTGTTCCAGCTCGAGTCCCGACAGTCCGTCTAGCGGATATCAGACTCTCTCCCCTTCCTCTCAGTCCCAGCCTTCTTCTCCAGAGGAAAGCTCTTGCGACCTTCAACACAGAAACGCAGGAGAAACAAAGTCAAAACAAAGCAGTGACCCAAAACTCACCACAGGCACTTCCTCTTCATCTAAACCCATCTTCCAGTTCCCCGAACTGAGCAGCACAAACATTACATCATCAGGCCAGAGAACCAAACTGCTCACAGGAACGAGGTCATGCACTGCTTTTACCA AGGCGGGTGGCATGGTGTtgctgtgtaaagtgtgtggagACGTCGCCTCGGGGTTTCACTACGGAGTTCACGCATGTGAGGGAtgcaag GGTTTCTTCAGACGCAGCATCCAGCAGAACATCAGCTACAAGATGTGCGTGAAGAAGGAAAAGTGTCTGATCATCAGAATGAACCGTAACCGCTGCCAGCACTGTCGCTTCAAGAAGTGTCTCTCAGTCGGCATGTCCAGAGACG GTGTGCGTTTTGGTCGCATCCCAAAACGTGAAAAGCAGCGCCTCCTAGATGAAATGCAGAGCTACATGAACACCAACACTACCATGGATGTTGACTCAGGAACACCCTCAGAAGACCTGTCCATGAAAACCACAGCCAGTCCTCTGTGCCTTCTGTCAGTGTCAGAGGAGGTCGTCAGTGCCTCGTCTCACTCATCTGTGGTAGTGAAGAAGGAGGAGATGCTCAATGAGAACATCAGTCCTCAC AATCATGGGTCTCCGTTTTGCTCCGTTTCTCCTCACAGCAGATCGACTCCATCATCCTGCCCCACTCAGGGCACCTTCATGCCCACACACACCGACCACACACCAAAGCtcacaggaagtgacatcaagACAAAGGCACCCTGTTCCTGGAGTCTGAGTGCTGGAGCTAAAGTTCTG gcGTGTCCTTTAAATTCCTGTCCTGTCTCCACGTCTGGTCGCTCCACTCAGCAGGTCTGGGATGATTTCTCTCACTGTTTCAGTCCTGCAATTAAAGACGTGGTGGAATTCTCTCGCAGCATCCCGGGATTCGACACGCTTAACCAAGACGATCAGATCCGATTGCTCAAATCAGGAACCTTCCAG GTTCTGATGGTGAGATTTTCGTCCCTCTTCAATGTCAAACAGCGAACGGTGAGGTTTTTAAACGGACAGACGTATCCTATGGCATCTCTCAGGGCACTGGGTATGGGCACGCTGCTGGACGCCATGTTCGATTTCAGTGAGAAGCTGAGCATCCTGGGATTGGAGTCAGATGAGTTGTCCCTCTTCATGGCCGTAGTGCTGGTCTCTGCAG ATCACTCTGGGATTTCCAACATGGCCGCTGTGGAGAAGTTACAGGACGATTTAATCAACTCGCTGCGTTCTCTCTTCGTGCAAAAGCGACCGAACAACGCAGAGATTTTCCCAAAATTACTTTTACGTCTTCCAGATCTTCGAACATTAAACTGTTTGCACTCCGAGAAACTTTCCGCCTTTCGCATCGACtcctaa